The genomic region TACCAAAACCATAATCAACATCCATCTGAATAATAATTACTATCTTGTTATTGCGGTCCGCTTTTCGCACAGGCAAATATCTTGACAGCATTGCGGGAGAGACAGGTCTTTGTTTGATGGTGCTCCTTTCATGGATTTGGGTAATTGTTAAAGGAAAGTATAAAATGCGAGTCCTTCGAAAAGTCTCGTTACTCGACGACAAATCGTTTAAAAAAGTCTTCTCAACTTCTACCGGTACTTTTACTCAGCAAAGTGGTAAGTATTTTAAATTGCTCTTTGTATTTgcttatttaagattttttttattgatttactgTGTGTGTATATTTGTGCAGATGTTGTCgttttaattcaatttcaatTTTGAAGTGGCATTTGGCATTTTACATTCAACGCGTATggatattattttgattttgtatttatcaAATGACTGCTTTTATTGTTggtatcttttttattttaataaaaaaatctattctatagattttttattttgtccgATGTATGTACAACGTTCATTATTTATTAACCTATCGCGGTTACGAAACACCATAATTTTAGTTTTCAATGTGTGTACCTGTGGACTCCATGAATAGCAATAAGATAATAAATGCGCCTCGCTCtcggaatactgggcttaattcgtgcgcgtaaagtgtcgttccagattagcctgtttagtccgtaaaggctaatcagggacggagaattccgccttaattggattttcgctaagaagagactgcatTTTGTCTAGGTGTTTTCCACATTGTCCGGCGTTTTGCCTACTATGGCATGTCAACAGAAAACAATAGCaaagttaaatgttaaattttaaaactaCCTGATCTATCGAATTACCAGTTTAAATGTCATTATTCCAAATACATGTGATCACATTGACGTGTATGTGACCTAACACATGACTCAACTGTGTGGAACATATCTCTTATAACCATTCTAATTTCCTTTATGCCGTATGTGTGCATGTTTAAGTCAATGCCGTTTCTATTAATCGAATCAAAGGATTGCGACGAGTCTACAACAATGAAATACGCTCGCTCATTTTCATATAAATTGTATTGCACAAGTATAAACATTTAAGTGTGTATGAAGTACCACTGCTATTCCCATGCTCACTATTTGTAACGATACGGTAGTTGTGTACAATTAGAATTACACCTCTTAAACTGGGATAAGGTTCGGACGTTCTATATTTTATTTCTCACGGAAGTAGATGCCTTAGACATTTCTTAGTACAAGAGTAATAATGCGCTTAAACGATCTATTGTGTACTTGTACATTTAGCCTCGCTcctggaaaacggggtttaatgcatgtgggtaaagtgtcttacaagctaagcctgtgcaggccgcacaggctTATATTTGACGCATCAACTGGacttcgctaagaagagacttccttaaaacgaaaactaCAATAATAGTGGGAAGATTCGTCCCTGATTTTACCATGCGAACTACActgacttatctgggacgacacactAGTATTGATCAACGTTATTCCTGAGCGATGATCTTTCGtatagaaataaaatgtgtacttTCCATGCGCGTGTTGGGTAAAGATCTCATAGTAGGATCCGATGCACGGTCAAATTAAACTACTGAAACATTTTGGAAACAACACGGGAACAAAATATGTGTCCGTTATAATCATCGCCGGAAGTTCAATAGTGATTCTCGCAATAAGGTTATTGCCAAGGGAGGTTACATAGTAAAAAGGCCAATTTAACATTGAAATGTCAGcttgattatttaattatttgagcTTAACCGAAACCGGGTGGACAACCGAAATAATGTGGGTCCTATGGCCATCTGTGAACACAATGTGGGTCCTATGGCCATCTGTGAACACAATGTGGGTCCTATGGCCATCTGTGAACATtcattgataattaattaatttcgcGTCGTAGTGGTGCGTTATAGAGATTCTGTAATGGGCACAGAACATTCTATCAAAACATATCTCATATTTTACAGATCAAAATGCGTTGCCTTTTTGTGCTGTGTGTGGTTGGTCTTGCAATGAACGTGTCTGCCAAGGCCACCGGTGACGCCACAAAGTCATCCGCCGGAGATGTGCCTGCAGTTGAGGCTCCCGCAGTGGATACTGGGAAGGGGACCGCGGCTCCCACAGACGCAGCCGAGGCAAAATCAGCCAATGGCAACGCTTACGCATGTAAGTATTTATTGAATGCTATATATTACATCACTGGTGTTCTTATTGCATAACTTTATTAAATTTAtgcgtacatgtatatatacagttTTATGTTAGATGGCACAATAACGTGTGGGTACGCGCTCAGTTCTGGGTATGGGTAACTGCTTTCCCACCTAGAATCGATTATTGCATTATCGATGCCGAGTGGTTTTGACATTGTTTCACCATCCACAAAACTGTCAATGCTATATACGGTTTATACGTTCTATAGAATAAGAAAAACAGTTTCagaacaaaatacacaaaaaaatcTGTCATCACCATCGCTTCCATAGCTACTATAATTATTGTTCTTATTCCTATTGATCTATTACTGAAAATATGTATGGAATGATTGCTACTCTATGCTGctaatattatattgaaataagaaTAATATTCGACCGTTTTTATATATAGACGGAAAGAACAAGAAGCCGGAATGCAAGGGACTCTGCCCCGAATCGACCCTTCAGATCTGTGTCAACGTAGACGCTGCCGACACCGAAAGGGTCAGCGCCCTGATGAGTCTGATGAACGGAGACGCCGCAGTTGAGGCTGCAATCGCTGTTGCTGCCGCAGATGAGACGAAGTCTGACAAATCTGCTTCCGGTTCCGGCAAATCCGCAAGCGAGGAGAGCGGCTCGAAATCGGCCTAGAGCGACAACAACTGAGGCACTCGATTCGGATGGACAACATTtcggaatttttttattttatgtttatttttatattgaatttaattttaatcgCGCACATTATAGTCAAACCTATATGATCTTTTTATTGCACGTGTGAATAAAGAATGAAGCAGCACACATGTTTTTGCCAATTTAGTTTCCCCAAGTATATACTTCgtcaatgtatatttttaatttactaTAGGATGTGGATACACATCCATtgaaaatgaacatctaaacaaatataataaatttaagtgtAATGCAAGTTGACATTATAATCCGAATTATATGAGAGTTTTAGTATTCTCAGattgaaaaatatatgtttatgctAACTATCTGATTATGCAATTGACTGGCTTGCAAACAACAGGTACTTgggtatattgaaatctctttagcGGAATtttgtgtatatgtttaaaaGCTTACATAACTGGCATCTTAATTGCTTATCTATGGTAACATCAAAATTCAACATAatgataaaagtaataataacacGTAGACTTTTGGGAAGAACCATTTAttggaaatatttaaaaataaattcattgcATGTTTTTTAGTAGGAGGATGAGGCGTCTAAAAACTAAATAATGCACTAATCATCAatattacttttgaaaatggaatGTAACTTCTGCTCATCTTAAATTCAGCGACAGACATTGAATATATAAGCACAATAATTTAAACCCCTTTACGGGGATGAAGATATTTGGGACTGCACACACAAATTTGAATTCCGACATTATGACAttaacgataaacttcatatttttgaacaaaaatggaaatgcataacctttcataacccagtccagttgtcttctacctaactctacgcaactcatctataggattgattattacatttaaaaataacagcatacaccacatgcaaccaagagaaaaaaaaacagtatatcctagcatatcatgtataatatgtgtttgacatgattactgttgtattataccacttttgttcttgcttatgcacatatttatattgtatgtttttatattaaataaaaaaaaagtatgacatTATGACGTTAGCAACAACTTAAGAATCCAGTCCATGTATGGGATGCACAGTTTTGGAAATCtgtaaagaaaacaaacatcGTTTGAGAAAAAAACTTTTTAAGCATTTGCCAAAACTGTACGCAATCGAGTGTTGTGATAAGTATAAAgctacaaaatattattttattgtgcCACTTTTCGCGAAGGTATGTTACATGAATTAAAGCAACGTATTTTACCAATCAAATAATTCGATTAGAACGTCATTTTCTAAAGCCGAACAAATCTGCGAATGCAAAAGCTAATTACCACGAAAAACGTCAATAGCGAACGAAGACCAGTGAAACATCACACATACTCATGGAAACCTTtccaatttttttattaaactattgGAAAATACATATTAGATAATAATTAAACCATACATAGTGTGAAATGAATTGTGATCGTTTTGAGGGTTTCACTATTGGGGAAGATTTCGTATTTACGTAGGTTAAACGTGTGACCGGTTCGACTTGCCTCTACTTACTGTTGTTCCCGATCTTTATGATTCAACTGTAGTCAACCTTATCCGTAGATAACAGGTTCATAAGTTTTGGTGAAGCAAATGAACttataaataagaaaacacaaCGGCATGTACATCAcaaaaagaaattttattttatatttaaacgcACTCGTTATGTCGTCCAAgagttgttaaaatattataactaaattaaaaaaatctcctCCTAGTGGCAAAATACAAATGCTAGCCCATgcacactatacgcacatgctttaagtcctGTTTACCAAGTGCGAGGATCGTTTATATTAAACCAGAACcgataaaatatgttaataaataaatgtatcaataatTAACACTGGCTAAATCGATTAACCGATTGTTCATATTTTCCACTGCAGAGCTCAGCGTTTCTATTTTGACACACATAATTTTCTTTCGTCGGTATTAAACTCTCATGGCGACTTAGCCATAAGGCAAACTTAACATCTACAAATATCAGCGTTCAATGACACTCGATGGAAACAAGATTCCAGTAGTCAATCAATCTTACGACCATCAGTATCGATATGTTGTCCGATCTGCCAAATTACCGAGAGACTTGCGTCTTCGCAGAAATGTTCGATGCTTTGATTGCATGAAGGGAATTAAACATCACGACATAAGATGAGTCTGGGAAAACTTGACTTAAGGCGTGTGAGAAAAATGTCgccccctgattagcctgtgcggacgacacaggctaatctgggacgtcacttaacgcacatggatTAAGTCCCGTTTCCCCGAGCAAGACTAAAAAATTTCTCTCAGAATTTATCGTTGAATGTATACTTCTAGTGTGGTGAATGAATTTATGTTTCGTCATCGCTGTCAAATTTTTCTTCCTAAATATTACACATGTAATCAGTATACGACAAGAAAAAGAACTTTGCCTTCCTTTTATGTACGCTAAACACAGACATTAAAGAACATAACAAATGGCATTATGAAGATCCTCAACGAAACGAAAATCATATAAGAGGCAAACGGAAAACAAGGAATTTGAAACGACATTCTGGAACATAACATATGAACATAACTTGATTACAGTTTTGAACAAACGGCATGTACAGACATTATTTGTTCGAATTCCAAGTCGATATTAATCTATAATAATTTGTTGACTACAAACACTAAAAAAAAAGAAGAGCCTCGCTTtcagaaaacggggcttaatgcatatgtcgtcccagatatgcgcatgctaatcagggacgaaactttccacccaaactggatttttgttaaggagAGACTTTCATTAAACGAACAATTCCTTAAGCACGGAAtttactgataagcctgtgtggactgcacaagcaaatctgagacgtacatgcattaagtcctgttttcacagagcgaagcTCATATCAATTTCGATCTAATATTTAAGATAGATACGCAAAAATCAGCCGCTTCATAGAAGTCTCAAACATAAAGTTCAAGCTTAAATATGACCCGAATTATCATTACCGAAGataaattacacaaaataaaaattccataGTTACAATAAAAATCGTTCTTGTAAAACTGGATTAAACAAAATTTCAGTTCGCATGTCTACtaaaggacaacacttaacgcatagactgaattttcgtttaaatgagactttctttaaattaaaCATCTATAACAGCGGAAAGAGTCGTTCCTGATATTTCTATGCGgtctacacagactaatctgggacgacacttaacacacatgtgttaagcaccattttcccagagcgcggcttcATGACATTAAGTAGTAGTCTCGACGGTGGTCACAGCGccctgacatgcattaagcaacaTTTTCCCAAGAGCGCGGCTCAATGACATTAAGCAGTAGTCTCGACGATGGTCACAGCGccctgacatgcattaagcaccccaAGAACGCGGCTCAATGACATTAAGCAGTCGTCTCGACGGTGGTTACAGCGccctgacatgcattaagcaccccaAGAGCGCGGCTCAATGACATTAAGCAGTCGTCACGACGGTGGTTACAGCGCCCTGACATGCTTTAAGCAccattttccaagagcgcggTTCAATGACATTTAGCAGTGGTCTCGACGGTGGTAACAGCGccctgacatgcattaagcaccattttctcagagcgcggctcaatgacATTTAGCAGTCGTCTCGACGGTGGTCACAGCGccctgacatgcattaagcaccattttcccagagcgcggctcaatgacATTCAGCAGTGGTCTCGACGGTGGTCACAGCGccctgacatgcattaagcaccattttcccagagcgcggctcaatgacATTTAGCAGAGGTCTCGACGGTGGTCACAGCGCCCTGACATGCATCAAGCACCATTTTCACAGACCGCGGCTCAATGACATTTGGAAATTGTCTCGACGGTGGTCACAGCGCcatgacatgcattaagcaccattttcccacaGCGTGGCTCAATGCCATTTAGCAGTTGTCTCGACGGTGTAAACAGCGccctgacatgcattaagcaccattttcctaGAGCGCGGCTAAATGAAATTTAGCAGTGGTCTCGACGGGTGTCACATCGcccttacatgcattaagcaccattttccaaAGTCGCGGCTCAATGACATTTAACAGTAGTCTCGACGGTGGTTACAGCGCCCTGACATGCATTAAGAACCATTTTCACTGAGCGCGGCTCATTGACATTTGGAAGTTGTCTCGTCTGTGGTCACAACGCACTGACATGctttaagcaccattttcccagagcgcgacCCAATGACATTAAGCAGTAGTCTCGACGGTGGTGACAGCGCCCTGACATTcatttagcaccattttcccagagcgcagctTAGTGACCTCTAGCAGTAGTCACGTCGGTGGTAACAGCGccctgacatgcattaagcaccatttttcTAGAGCGCGGCTTAATGACATTTAGCAGTAGTAACGTCGGTGGTCACAGCGCCCTTACGTGCATTTAGAAACATTTTCCCAGATTGCGGCTCAATGACATTAAGCAGTCGTCTCGACGGTGGTCACAGCGccctgacatgcattaagcaccattttcccagagtgcggctTAATGACATTAAGCAGTAGTCTCGACGGTGGTCACAGCGCCCTGCCATGCATTAAGCAACATTTTCCCAAAGACCGGCTCAATGACATTAAGCAGCCGTCTCGACGGTTGTCACAGCGCCCTGACAtacattaagcaccattttccccaGAGCGCGGCTAAATGACATTTAGCAGTAGTCTCGATGGTGGTCACAGCTCCCTGGCATGCATAAAGCACCATttttccagagcgcggctcaatgacATTTGGAAGTTGTCACGACGGTGGTAACAGAGGCCTGACATGCTTTAAGCaccttttcccagagcgcggctcaatgacATTTAGCAGTAGTCTCGACGGTGGTTACAGCGccctgacatgcattaagcaccatttttccAGAGCGCGGCTTTATCACATTTAGCAGTTGTCACGACGGTAGTCACCGCGCCCTGACATTctttaagcaccattttcccacaCCACGGCTCAATGACATTTAACAGTAGTCTCGACGTTGGTTACAGCGCAttgacatgcatttagcaccatttcccagagcgcggctcaatgacATTTAGCAGTTGTCTCGTCGGTGGTCACAACGCAATGACATGCTTcaagcaccattttcccagagcgcgacCCAATGACATTAAGCAGTAGTCTCGACGGTGGTTACAGCGCcctgacatgcattaaacaccattttcccAATGCGCAGCTTAATGACATTAAGCAGTCGTCTCGACGTTGGTTACAGCGccttgacatgcattaagcaccatttttccAGGCTTTATGACATTTAGCAGTTGTCACGACGAAAGTCGACGCGCCCTGACATTCTTTAAGCAccattttccaagagcgcggctcAATGACATTTAGAAGTAGTAACGTCGGTGGTCACAGCACaccgacatgcattaagcaacattttcccagagcgcggctcaatgacATTAAGCAGTCGTCTCGACGGTGGTCACAGCGccctgacatgcattaagcacctttttcccagagcgcagCTTAATGACATTAAGCAGTCGTCTCGACGGTGGTAACAGCGtcctgacatgcattaagcaccattttcccagagcgcggcttcATGACATTAAGCAGTAGTCTCGACGGTGGTCACAGCGccctgacatgcattaagcaacattttcccagagcgcggctcaatgacATTAAGAAGCCGTCTCGACGGTGGTCACAGCGccctgacatgcattaagcaccccaAGAGCGCGGCTCAATGACATTAAGCAGTTGTCACGACGGTGGTTACAGCGCCCTGACATGctttaagcaccattttcccagagcgcggctcaatggCATTTAGCAGTGGACACAACGGTGGTTAC from Dreissena polymorpha isolate Duluth1 chromosome 5, UMN_Dpol_1.0, whole genome shotgun sequence harbors:
- the LOC127832601 gene encoding uncharacterized protein LOC127832601 isoform X2; amino-acid sequence: MECPITRRTSAMASVKKIKMRCLFVLCVVGLAMNVSAKATGDATKSSAGDVPAVEAPAVDTGKGTAAPTDAAEAKSANGNAYAYGKNKKPECKGLCPESTLQICVNVDAADTERVSALMSLMNGDAAVEAAIAVAAADETKSDKSASGSGKSASEESGSKSA